The following proteins are co-located in the Elusimicrobiota bacterium genome:
- a CDS encoding type II toxin-antitoxin system RelE/ParE family toxin produces MHNIELTRTAEETYRWLSAKDRRLFERIDAALDALAQDPLQGKPLKGALSGDRSYRVGSYRIIYTIQHNRLVVLILDIGHRREIYR; encoded by the coding sequence GTGCATAACATAGAGCTTACCCGCACCGCCGAAGAAACCTACCGCTGGCTCTCCGCGAAGGACCGGCGTCTCTTCGAGCGCATCGACGCGGCCCTGGACGCCCTCGCCCAAGACCCTCTGCAAGGGAAACCCCTGAAGGGCGCTCTGAGCGGAGACCGCTCCTATCGCGTCGGCAGCTATCGCATCATCTACACGATCCAGCATAACCGGCTGGTCGTCTTGATCCTCGACATCGGCCACCGCCGAGAGATCTACCGATAG
- a CDS encoding DUF4239 domain-containing protein — MMNTLSLLLAHLLPSLAAALGLALLLGALRRALKPALEEGAQALVGISVAFVSMIFAFILGFTLVNLWGNYAAAESVVQEEANEVRAIYRVAGFMPGGERLHALLKDYAGSIAKDEWPAMRRGEASPESDRLKNEVWRETLSLVSKGRGSAVMSSEVLDCLVRMNHARRKRLSMTESALHPLLLLALAVTGTSTFIGLLLVGVKNRRVQFLVDTLVALCIALNVNLLLSLDRPFSGTGFTVSNDAFSTLADRMNADAP, encoded by the coding sequence ATGATGAATACCCTTTCCCTCCTGCTGGCGCATCTCCTCCCCAGCCTCGCCGCCGCGCTGGGCCTGGCGCTCCTGCTGGGCGCCCTTCGGCGGGCGCTCAAGCCCGCGCTCGAGGAAGGGGCGCAGGCCCTGGTGGGCATCTCCGTCGCCTTCGTCTCCATGATCTTCGCCTTCATCCTGGGCTTCACTCTCGTGAACCTCTGGGGGAACTACGCGGCCGCGGAGAGCGTGGTGCAGGAGGAGGCCAACGAGGTCCGAGCCATCTACCGGGTGGCGGGCTTCATGCCGGGCGGCGAGCGCCTGCATGCCCTGCTCAAGGACTACGCGGGAAGCATCGCGAAGGACGAATGGCCGGCCATGCGCCGCGGCGAAGCGAGCCCGGAGTCCGACCGCCTCAAGAACGAGGTCTGGCGCGAGACGCTCTCGCTCGTGTCCAAGGGCCGCGGCAGCGCCGTCATGTCCTCCGAGGTCCTCGACTGCCTCGTGCGCATGAACCACGCCCGCCGCAAGCGGCTGAGCATGACGGAGAGCGCGCTGCACCCGCTGCTCCTGCTGGCCCTGGCCGTCACGGGAACCTCCACCTTCATCGGCCTGCTCCTCGTCGGGGTGAAGAACCGGCGCGTGCAGTTCCTCGTGGACACGCTCGTGGCTCTCTGCATCGCCCTCAACGTCAACTTGCTCCTCTCCCTGGACCGGCCCTTCTCCGGCACGGGGTTCACCGTCTCGAACGACGCGTTCTCGACGCTCGCCGACCGCATGAACGCGGACGCGCCGTAG
- a CDS encoding SDR family NAD(P)-dependent oxidoreductase, producing the protein MDIKGSVAVVTGGANGIGEAVVRYLAKAGAKVAVVDMSQKDIDRVVGELKAMGAQAVGVNANVTSEADTARFIKTAIDAFGKLNIVVACAGIIRDGTMLNLDKETGKVSRKLSFDKWQAVIDVNLTGTFLTVRDSAEAMVNGGWPGVIIPISSINKVGQVGQLNYSSTKIADALLPKIVIGEFQMRGIKNIRCVAVAPGYTATPLLKGMNQDALKAIVADVHLGRLVEPEEIASLIGHCVTNEAMNATTIEITGGLCYPKGIAK; encoded by the coding sequence ATGGATATCAAAGGCAGCGTAGCCGTCGTGACGGGCGGAGCCAACGGCATCGGCGAGGCCGTCGTCCGCTATCTGGCGAAGGCCGGGGCGAAGGTCGCGGTCGTGGACATGTCCCAGAAGGACATCGACCGCGTGGTCGGCGAGCTGAAGGCCATGGGCGCGCAGGCCGTCGGCGTCAACGCCAACGTGACGAGCGAGGCGGACACCGCACGCTTCATCAAGACCGCCATCGACGCCTTCGGGAAGCTCAACATCGTCGTCGCCTGCGCCGGCATCATCCGCGACGGCACGATGCTCAACCTCGACAAGGAGACCGGCAAGGTCTCCCGCAAGCTGTCCTTCGACAAGTGGCAGGCCGTCATCGACGTCAACCTGACCGGGACCTTCCTCACCGTCCGCGACAGCGCGGAGGCCATGGTCAACGGCGGCTGGCCCGGCGTCATCATCCCCATCTCCTCGATCAACAAGGTCGGGCAGGTGGGACAGCTCAACTACTCCTCGACCAAGATCGCCGACGCCCTGCTGCCCAAGATCGTCATCGGCGAGTTCCAGATGAGGGGCATCAAGAACATCCGCTGCGTGGCCGTCGCGCCCGGCTACACGGCCACCCCCCTCCTCAAGGGCATGAACCAGGACGCCCTGAAGGCCATCGTGGCCGACGTGCACCTGGGCCGGCTCGTGGAACCCGAGGAGATCGCCTCCCTCATCGGCCACTGCGTCACCAACGAGGCGATGAACGCCACGACCATCGAGATCACGGGCGGCCTCTGCTACCCGAAAGGCATCGCGAAGTAA
- a CDS encoding endonuclease/exonuclease/phosphatase family protein, producing the protein MKRPASAAYPCLALLVLSCALASAAPRPSVERQVGFKAVTFNLRTSDADHSDAPRGNGWDARKEALLKQLQGTGAKLVGLQELSARQAADVRARFKSSHVLLTSPRELGLLFDRSFFVLSGSGTMKLTGSDQWGDRYFMWARLKLKEGCGCVLAVNTHFSTEASSRLTNGRTVAEWLGAQKADCAFMVLGDLNEPEGPVTAGIRAVAAPGESWNAAAPGLGTFNDFAAPPGATLDPALKLDHILARSPGLRVLSGKVYGAHPDRNAYSDHYALEALLALTAADCRKAAPKK; encoded by the coding sequence ATGAAGAGACCCGCGTCCGCCGCGTATCCCTGTCTCGCGCTCCTCGTCTTGTCGTGCGCCCTCGCCTCGGCCGCCCCTCGCCCGTCGGTGGAACGGCAGGTCGGCTTCAAGGCCGTGACCTTCAACCTGCGCACCTCCGACGCCGACCATTCCGACGCCCCTCGCGGCAACGGTTGGGACGCCCGTAAGGAGGCGCTCCTCAAACAGCTCCAGGGGACCGGCGCGAAGCTCGTCGGCCTGCAGGAGCTCAGCGCGCGCCAGGCCGCCGACGTCCGCGCGCGCTTCAAGTCCTCCCATGTCCTGCTGACGAGCCCGCGCGAGCTCGGCCTCCTCTTCGACCGCTCGTTCTTCGTCCTCTCCGGCAGCGGCACGATGAAGCTGACGGGCTCCGACCAGTGGGGGGACCGCTACTTCATGTGGGCCCGGCTGAAGCTCAAGGAGGGCTGCGGCTGCGTGCTCGCGGTGAACACGCACTTCTCGACGGAGGCGTCCTCCCGCCTCACCAACGGGCGGACCGTCGCCGAGTGGCTGGGCGCGCAGAAGGCGGACTGCGCCTTCATGGTGCTCGGCGACTTGAACGAGCCCGAGGGCCCCGTCACGGCCGGGATACGCGCCGTCGCCGCTCCAGGGGAGTCCTGGAACGCGGCCGCGCCCGGGCTCGGGACGTTCAACGACTTCGCCGCCCCGCCGGGGGCGACGCTCGACCCCGCGCTCAAGCTCGACCACATCCTCGCGCGCTCCCCGGGGCTGCGGGTGCTCTCCGGCAAGGTCTACGGCGCCCATCCCGACCGCAACGCCTACAGCGACCACTACGCGCTGGAGGCCCTGCTCGCGCTGACCGCCGCCGACTGCCGCAAGGCGGCCCCGAAGAAGTGA
- a CDS encoding glycoside hydrolase family 30 beta sandwich domain-containing protein — protein sequence MKNAALLRLPLLAALFGSMTLPAAAQNAAKTPAAPTRKGAASSAQFWLTEADKSVLFARQADLEAGGAEPEALLTVDGKKSYQSMEGFGFCLTGGSAMLIGRMSSAARAALLKELFSPEEGIGVSYLRVSVGASDLDERVFSYDDLPAGQTDPTLAKFSLDPDREHLIPVLKEILAIVPDLKIMASPWSPPPWMKDNGSPIGGSLRPEFRAAYAAYLVKYLREMASEGVRIDALTIQNEPLHPKNNPSLFMSAAEQALFLRDHLGPAVAAAKLPVKLIVYDHNADRIDYPLEVLADQGARRYAAGSAFHLYGGTIEQLSKVHDAHPDKDLYFTEQWIGAPGHFAEDLAWHVDQLMIGAPRNWCRTVLEWNLAADPRQDPHTDKGGCDRCLGGVTLAGDEVVRNPAYYIVAHASKFVRPGSVRVASASSDTLRSVAYRTPDGRFVLVARNGGASARSFGIRQDGKLFRARLNAGAVGTFVW from the coding sequence ATGAAGAACGCCGCCCTCCTCCGCCTCCCCCTTCTCGCCGCCCTGTTCGGATCCATGACCCTTCCGGCCGCCGCGCAGAACGCCGCGAAGACTCCCGCCGCGCCCACGCGCAAGGGCGCCGCGTCTTCGGCGCAGTTCTGGCTGACCGAGGCCGACAAGTCCGTCCTCTTCGCGCGCCAGGCCGACCTGGAGGCCGGCGGCGCGGAGCCGGAGGCGCTCCTCACGGTGGACGGCAAGAAGAGCTACCAGTCCATGGAGGGCTTCGGCTTCTGCCTCACCGGCGGCAGCGCCATGCTCATCGGCCGCATGTCCTCCGCCGCGCGCGCGGCCCTGCTCAAGGAGCTCTTCTCTCCGGAGGAAGGCATCGGCGTCAGCTACCTGCGGGTGAGCGTCGGCGCCTCCGACCTCGACGAACGCGTCTTCAGCTACGACGACCTTCCGGCCGGGCAGACCGACCCCACGCTCGCGAAGTTCTCCCTGGACCCCGACCGCGAGCATCTCATCCCCGTCCTCAAGGAGATCCTGGCGATCGTGCCCGACCTCAAGATCATGGCCTCGCCCTGGTCGCCCCCCCCGTGGATGAAGGACAACGGCAGCCCCATCGGCGGGAGTCTGCGTCCCGAGTTCCGCGCGGCCTATGCCGCCTACCTCGTCAAGTACCTGCGGGAGATGGCGTCCGAGGGCGTCCGCATCGACGCGCTCACCATCCAGAACGAGCCGCTCCACCCCAAGAACAACCCGAGCCTCTTCATGAGCGCGGCCGAGCAGGCGCTCTTCCTCCGCGACCACCTGGGGCCCGCCGTCGCGGCCGCGAAGCTTCCCGTGAAGCTCATCGTCTACGACCACAACGCGGACCGCATCGACTACCCGCTCGAGGTCCTCGCCGACCAGGGGGCGCGGCGCTACGCGGCCGGCTCGGCCTTCCACCTCTACGGCGGGACCATCGAGCAGCTCTCGAAGGTGCACGACGCGCACCCCGACAAGGACCTCTACTTCACCGAGCAGTGGATCGGAGCCCCCGGGCATTTCGCCGAGGACCTCGCCTGGCACGTCGACCAGCTCATGATCGGCGCGCCCAGGAACTGGTGCCGGACCGTGCTCGAGTGGAACCTCGCCGCCGACCCGCGCCAGGACCCCCACACCGACAAGGGCGGCTGCGACCGGTGTCTCGGAGGCGTCACCCTCGCCGGCGACGAGGTCGTCCGCAACCCCGCGTACTACATCGTCGCGCATGCCAGCAAGTTCGTGCGGCCGGGCTCGGTGCGGGTCGCGTCCGCCTCGTCGGACACCCTGCGCAGCGTCGCCTACCGCACGCCCGACGGGCGCTTCGTCCTCGTCGCGCGCAACGGCGGAGCTTCCGCGCGGAGCTTCGGCATCCGGCAGGACGGGAAGCTCTTCCGCGCGCGCCTGAACGCCGGCGCCGTCGGCACCTTCGTCTGGTAA
- a CDS encoding glutaminyl-peptide cyclotransferase yields MRRLLLLWWLGVPAAAQAQILAPVQEPGSFSSTAPDAEKIRALLSGLTPTPYTVMKAYPHDPRAFTEGLLWRDGYLYEGTGLKGESVVRQVDLNTGAVRRSAASPDEVFAEGMTLVGDTLVQLTYKEGRAFVYDADTFELLGEHRYRGEGWGLAFDGKRLIMSDGSCTLTFRDPATFQSQGSVQVMVDGKPLAALNELEYIDGRVWANVWFTNYIVMIDPVSGRVTGYLDLTGIQGPGARAADENDVLNGIAYDPGSGRLFVTGKRWSSVFELKVGK; encoded by the coding sequence ATGAGGCGGCTCCTCCTCCTGTGGTGGCTCGGGGTCCCGGCGGCGGCGCAGGCGCAGATCCTCGCGCCGGTCCAGGAGCCGGGCTCCTTCAGCTCCACGGCGCCGGATGCGGAGAAGATCAGGGCCCTCCTGAGCGGCCTGACGCCGACCCCGTACACGGTCATGAAGGCCTACCCGCACGATCCCCGCGCGTTCACGGAAGGCCTGCTCTGGCGCGACGGCTATCTCTACGAGGGGACCGGGCTCAAGGGAGAGTCCGTCGTGCGGCAGGTGGACCTGAACACGGGCGCGGTCCGCCGCTCGGCCGCCTCGCCCGACGAGGTGTTCGCCGAGGGCATGACCCTGGTGGGCGACACCCTCGTCCAACTGACCTACAAAGAGGGGCGCGCCTTCGTCTACGACGCCGACACCTTCGAACTGCTCGGGGAGCATCGCTACCGGGGAGAGGGCTGGGGCCTCGCTTTCGACGGGAAGCGCCTCATCATGAGCGACGGGAGCTGCACGCTGACCTTCCGCGACCCCGCGACCTTCCAGTCCCAGGGCAGCGTCCAGGTGATGGTCGACGGGAAGCCGCTGGCGGCGCTCAACGAGCTCGAGTACATCGACGGGAGGGTCTGGGCCAACGTCTGGTTCACGAACTACATCGTCATGATCGATCCCGTCTCGGGCCGCGTGACGGGCTATCTGGACCTGACCGGCATCCAGGGGCCGGGCGCACGGGCAGCCGACGAGAACGACGTGCTCAACGGGATCGCGTACGATCCCGGCTCCGGGCGCTTGTTCGTGACGGGCAAGCGCTGGTCGAGCGTGTTCGAGCTGAAGGTCGGGAAGTAG
- a CDS encoding crosslink repair DNA glycosylase YcaQ family protein, whose protein sequence is MKLSEARRIVLEAQGLGAQAGLPRRRGGALGVLERLGYVQIDTISVVERAHHHVLWSRTPGYAPADLDALVAERSVFEYWSHAAAYLPMRDYRFSLPRKEAFRSGRRHWHRRSSRARGWVLDRIRAEGALRSADFEQAKKPGPWFEWKPAKVALEQLFLEGVLMVAGRRGFQKLYDLTERVLPPGVDAREPDAREYAQHLVEAGLRAQGLASEAELCYQRRGVRRAVRAVLRELEEAGKVRRVRVEGGDEDDFVLAGTLEKPAARTEKRPAAVRILSPFDNLVIQRARLKRLFGFDYQIECYLPASKRRYGYFCLPVLWGDRFAGRLDAKADREARTLLVRGLHLELSAEDEKSFRPAFDEELGRFARFNGCA, encoded by the coding sequence GTGAAGCTCTCGGAGGCCCGGCGCATCGTCCTCGAAGCGCAGGGGCTCGGTGCGCAGGCCGGTCTCCCCCGGCGCCGCGGCGGCGCGCTCGGCGTCCTCGAGCGCCTGGGCTACGTCCAGATCGACACCATCTCCGTCGTCGAGCGCGCGCATCATCATGTGCTGTGGAGCCGGACGCCGGGCTACGCCCCGGCGGACCTCGACGCCCTCGTCGCCGAGCGCTCCGTCTTCGAGTACTGGAGCCACGCGGCCGCCTACCTGCCGATGCGCGACTACCGCTTCTCCCTGCCGAGGAAGGAGGCCTTCCGCAGCGGCCGCCGGCACTGGCATCGACGCAGCTCCCGCGCGCGGGGCTGGGTCCTCGACCGCATCCGGGCGGAAGGGGCCCTGCGCAGCGCGGACTTCGAGCAGGCGAAGAAGCCCGGGCCATGGTTCGAATGGAAGCCCGCCAAGGTCGCGCTCGAACAGCTCTTCCTGGAGGGCGTGCTCATGGTGGCCGGCCGCCGGGGCTTCCAGAAGCTCTACGACCTGACCGAGCGCGTGCTCCCGCCCGGCGTCGACGCTCGCGAGCCCGACGCGCGGGAGTACGCGCAGCACCTCGTCGAGGCCGGCCTGCGCGCCCAGGGCCTCGCCTCGGAGGCCGAGCTCTGCTATCAGCGCCGCGGCGTGCGCCGGGCCGTGCGCGCCGTCCTGCGCGAGCTCGAGGAGGCCGGGAAGGTCCGACGGGTGCGGGTGGAGGGCGGGGACGAGGACGACTTCGTCCTCGCCGGGACGCTCGAGAAGCCCGCGGCACGGACCGAAAAGCGCCCGGCCGCGGTCCGCATCCTCTCGCCCTTCGACAACCTCGTCATCCAGCGCGCGCGGCTCAAGCGGCTCTTCGGCTTCGACTACCAGATCGAGTGCTACCTGCCCGCTTCGAAGCGGCGCTACGGCTACTTCTGCCTCCCCGTGCTCTGGGGGGACCGCTTCGCCGGCCGACTGGACGCCAAGGCCGACCGGGAGGCCCGGACGCTGCTCGTCCGGGGGCTCCACCTGGAGCTGAGCGCCGAAGACGAGAAGTCCTTCCGCCCCGCGTTCGACGAGGAGCTCGGACGCTTTGCCCGCTTCAACGGCTGCGCATAA
- a CDS encoding type II toxin-antitoxin system Phd/YefM family antitoxin, with protein sequence MIRYVNLKDLRPKLPKVMEAVHCRLDRYVVTKRGKPVAVVISPDDYEGMLETLDILEDKAGLQRLRRAKREAKDGRTRSLADIRRDLGRA encoded by the coding sequence ATGATCCGCTACGTAAACCTGAAGGACCTTCGCCCGAAGCTGCCCAAGGTCATGGAGGCGGTCCACTGCCGGCTCGACCGCTACGTCGTGACCAAGCGCGGCAAGCCCGTCGCCGTCGTCATCAGCCCGGACGACTACGAAGGGATGCTGGAAACGCTCGACATCCTCGAGGACAAAGCCGGACTCCAGCGCCTCCGCCGGGCCAAGCGGGAGGCGAAAGACGGCCGCACCCGCTCCCTGGCGGACATCCGCCGCGACCTCGGCCGTGCATAA
- a CDS encoding M48 family metalloprotease, with the protein MSRGFRREAGSAGILAGTTGLVYQAILLASLHAASLGALGLSAAWFAGALSLWTLAGFFGLRVVRGRELEADHFAAWLTDPAWLVEFFAERIRSREAPRSMSERIRSFAEALLSDHPGDGERIRRLGKSYGLPRLAMG; encoded by the coding sequence GTGTCCCGAGGTTTCAGGCGCGAAGCGGGCTCCGCGGGTATCCTCGCCGGAACGACGGGGCTGGTCTATCAGGCGATCCTTCTGGCGTCCCTCCACGCCGCATCGCTCGGAGCCCTCGGGCTCTCCGCGGCCTGGTTCGCCGGAGCCCTCTCCCTGTGGACGCTGGCCGGATTCTTCGGCCTCCGGGTCGTCCGCGGCCGAGAGCTCGAGGCGGACCACTTCGCGGCCTGGCTCACGGACCCGGCCTGGCTCGTCGAGTTCTTCGCGGAGCGCATCCGCTCCAGGGAGGCGCCCCGGTCCATGTCGGAGCGCATCCGATCCTTCGCGGAGGCGCTCCTCTCCGATCATCCCGGCGACGGAGAGCGGATCCGACGGCTCGGGAAGTCGTACGGGCTCCCGCGGCTCGCAATGGGTTAA
- a CDS encoding propanoyl-CoA acyltransferase, with translation MSKASIIGAYNTEFGVFVKKDPATGLLTDTKTYYDLLVEAGRGAIKDAGLEAKDIDAVYVGSCSPSSFLNQEHVAPLAAEIDPALRFKPMTRTECACASSSVALYDAVYAIESGRFKHILVVGVEKMNLLPTPQMTHVLACCSHWPSEGSRGMSFPMLFAEYAKGYQAHHKISDEDLEKMLFTVGALGYKNGAENPLAQAKKGPATIEALKALCQPDERGRSKNMMIAKPLRLHDCSLVSDGAAALVVTTTANAKTRKKAAEIAGIGHSVERLPINVRPNMHELMGGKDAARKAYAEAGIGASDVDFAEVHDCFTINQILSTEALGFSKDGRAGYDYIDGRFTRDDKVAVNLSGGLKSKGHPVGATGASMHALIYKQLVGEAIGVKAKKADIGVAFNVGGSSVTNCVTVMKRLK, from the coding sequence ATGAGCAAAGCCAGCATCATCGGAGCGTACAACACGGAGTTCGGCGTCTTCGTCAAGAAGGACCCGGCCACGGGCCTCCTGACGGACACGAAGACCTACTACGACCTGCTCGTCGAGGCGGGCCGCGGAGCGATCAAGGACGCGGGCCTGGAAGCCAAGGACATCGACGCGGTCTACGTCGGTTCCTGCTCCCCCTCCTCCTTCCTTAACCAGGAGCACGTGGCGCCGCTCGCCGCCGAGATCGACCCGGCCCTGCGCTTCAAGCCGATGACCCGCACCGAGTGCGCCTGCGCCTCTTCCAGCGTGGCGCTCTACGACGCGGTCTACGCGATCGAGTCCGGACGCTTCAAGCACATCCTCGTCGTCGGCGTCGAGAAGATGAACCTCCTGCCGACCCCGCAGATGACCCACGTGCTCGCCTGCTGCTCGCACTGGCCCAGCGAGGGCTCGCGCGGGATGTCGTTCCCCATGCTCTTCGCGGAGTACGCGAAGGGCTATCAGGCGCATCACAAGATCAGCGACGAAGACCTCGAGAAGATGCTCTTCACCGTCGGCGCGCTCGGCTACAAGAACGGCGCCGAGAACCCGCTGGCCCAGGCGAAGAAGGGCCCGGCGACGATCGAGGCCCTCAAGGCCCTCTGCCAGCCCGACGAGCGCGGCCGCTCGAAGAACATGATGATCGCCAAGCCCCTGCGCCTGCACGACTGCTCGCTGGTCTCCGACGGCGCCGCGGCGCTGGTGGTCACCACGACCGCGAACGCGAAGACCCGCAAGAAGGCCGCCGAGATCGCGGGCATCGGGCATTCCGTCGAGCGCCTGCCCATCAACGTGCGCCCCAACATGCACGAGCTCATGGGCGGCAAGGATGCCGCGCGCAAGGCGTACGCCGAGGCCGGCATCGGGGCCTCCGACGTCGACTTCGCCGAGGTGCACGACTGCTTCACCATCAACCAGATCCTCTCCACCGAGGCGCTGGGCTTCTCCAAGGACGGTCGGGCGGGCTACGACTACATCGACGGGCGCTTCACCCGCGACGACAAGGTCGCGGTGAACCTCTCGGGCGGCCTCAAGTCCAAGGGCCATCCCGTCGGGGCCACCGGGGCCTCGATGCACGCGCTCATCTACAAGCAGCTCGTCGGCGAGGCCATCGGCGTGAAGGCGAAGAAGGCCGACATCGGCGTGGCCTTCAACGTCGGCGGCTCCTCGGTCACCAACTGCGTCACCGTCATGAAGAGGCTCAAGTGA